From the genome of Fundulus heteroclitus isolate FHET01 chromosome 9, MU-UCD_Fhet_4.1, whole genome shotgun sequence, one region includes:
- the cpox gene encoding oxygen-dependent coproporphyrinogen-III oxidase, mitochondrial, with protein sequence MASIVLLTAKQTAQTRAKRCLGPRLKGLAGAGGPSGTFLPGKEWLSSGFSLRFMSHGASGRSAAGATSRGALAFSGAAAVTAAAAAVVGFLANSNHFQRAEMATKIPGHAKKNPEKEDEGSIAERCRGFMSVPVTDISVLERRKDEMSTRMEMLIMETQADFCKALEKVDGGTFKVDKWERKEGGGGISCVMQDGKVFEKAGVNVSVVSGYLTEEAAKQMRSRGKVLKGKDGKLPFCAMGVSSVIHPKNPHIPTVHFNYRYFEIEEEDGSKQWWFGGGTDLTPVYIDKEDAFHFHNTLKEACDKHHPKYYADFKKWCDRYFYVRHRGETRGIGGIFFDDLDAPDREEVFDFVKSCARTVVPCYLPIVKKHLNDSFTQEEKDWQQVRRGRYVEFNLVYDRGVKFGLATPGSRIESILMSLPLTARWEYMHEPAKGSREAEMLEALRNPKEWV encoded by the exons ATGGCGTCCATCGTTCTCTTAACGGCAAAGCAAACGGCTCAGACCAGAGCAAAGCGGTGTTTGGGTCCACGCTTAAAGGGTCTCGCGGGTGCAGGTGGCCCGTCGGGGACTTTTCTTCCGGGGAAGGAATGGCTTTCCAGCGGCTTTAGCTTACGGTTCATGTCCCATGGGGCCTCTGGCCGGTCAGCTGCCGGGGCGACCAGCAGGGGAGCCCTGGCGTTCAGTGGCGCCGCGGCGGtcacagcagcagcggcggcggtgGTGGGCTTTCTGGCCAACTCTAACCACTTCCAGCGGGCGGAGATGGCCACCAAGATCCCCGGGCACGCGAAGAAAAACCCGGAGAAGGAAGACGAGGGGAGCATTGCGGAAAGATGCCGCGGCTTCATGTCTGTCCCGGTGACCGACATCAGCGTGCTGGAGAGGAGGAAGGATGAGATGAGCACCAGGATGGAGATGCTGATCATGGAGACGCAGGCTGACTTCTGTAAAGCCCTGGAGAAAGTGGACGGGGGGACGTTCAAGGTGGACAAATGGGAGAGGAAGGAAG GCGGAGGAGGGATCAGCTGCGTGATGCAGGACGGGAAAGTGTTCGAGAAGGCGGGGGTCAACGTGTCGGTGGTGTCCGGGTACCTGACCGAGGAGGCGGCCAAACAGATGAGGAGCAGAGGAAAAGTCCTGAAGGGAAAAGACG GTAAGCTGCCGTTTTGTGCCATGGGCGTGAGCTCCGTCATCCACCCCAAGAACCCCCACATACCCACGGTGCACTTCAACTACAGATACTTTGAAATCGAGGAGGAGGACG GCTCCAAGCAGTGGTGGTTCGGCGGAGGGACCGACCTCACCCCAGTGTATATCGATAAAGAAGATGCCTTTCACTTCCACAACACCCTGAAGGAGGCCTGTGACAAACACCACCCCAAGTACTACGCAGACTTCAAGAAATG GTGTGACAGGTACTTCTACGTGCGGCACAGGGGAGAGACTCGGGGTATAGGGGGCATCTTCTTCGACGACCTGGACGCCCCCGATCGGGAGGAGGTGTTCGACTTCGTCAAGAGCTGCGCCCGAACCGTGGTGCCCTGTTACCTTCCCATCGTGAAGAAGCATCTCAACGACTCCTTCACTCAGGAGGAGAAGGACTGGCAGCAGGTGCGACGCGGGAG ATACGTGGAGTTTAACCTGGTGTACGACAGGGGAGTGAAGTTCGGCCTCGCCACGCCTGGCTCCAGAATCGAGAGCATCCTCATGTCCCTGCCCCTCACGGCCAG GTGGGAGTACATGCACGAGCCTGCCAAAGGTTCCCGGGAGGCCGAGATGCTGGAGGCGCTCCGAAACCCAAAGGAGTGGGTGTGA
- the ccdc181 gene encoding coiled-coil domain-containing protein 181 isoform X3: MMMTEVVSTKSQEEYEDDFEKDLDWLIGEEGHSEEQGSDYEDIDAEIEKELGEEKKWEEGDRNKHRGQKPEHVEEEEERWPPPMEPLECDIDQESPSKSSPAVPPPPETDEQTDEEKKYILEKIQQANKELQEQEPPDTTRQRRLHFKETLVDLVVPPLDFQAHNTEADGGESGRDGAKAADADTEVSGKMSQLKLSPRNESKGLRGPSSEGPQEAKESKVLVEKDGKFDLVSMKDVESQSVLPPIANHLGNSAQSSPRVHQRVRKTSGSSSSWPQLRVGSASFHMGVGQLQAPRPPAQPRVRPSSASHSQRAGQSRNSKRRAQSAAGAPCQATYSLSPQQKELLQRMQERKERLAREAEQRKHEEEELKRQENEQAFKAWLMKKREQLHEERRIQRAQEIERMNTKRDSCDPGEAFRSWLQRKQEQQQRERQLVELRKLEEDTSYLLHSREECERAFKLWLKRKRAEKRAEQLAAREHSRRLVLEERRARRMRDLMYTVNETKPFRFTEQVPYHF; encoded by the exons ATG ATGATGACTGAGGTTGTTTCGACCAAATCTCAGGAGGAGTATGAAGACGACTTTGAGAAGGATCTTGACTGGCTGATCGGTGAGGAGGGCCACAGTGAAGAGCAG GGCTCTGACTATGAGGACATAGACGCGGAAATAGAAAAAGAGCTGGGGGAAGAAAAGAAATGGGAAGAAGgggacagaaacaaacacaggggCCAAAAACCAGAGCAtgtggaagaggaggaagagaggtGGCCCCCTCCCATGGAGCCATTAGAGTGCGACATTGACCAGGAGAGCCCGAGTAAATCATCACCTGCAGTACCACCTCCTCCTGAGACCGACGAGCAGACAGACGAGGAAAAGAAGTACATCTTGGAGAAGATCCAGCAGGCTAACAAGGAGCTACAGGAGCAGGAACCGCCAGATACCACCAGACAGAGGCGGCTTCATTTTAAAGAGACACTGGTGGACCTCGTGGTGCCCCCGCTCGATTTTCAGGCACATAACAccgaggctgatggaggagaaaGCGGCCGGGACGGAGCCAAGGCTGCGGATGCAGACACCGAGGTATCGGGGAAGATGTCCCAGCTAAAACTTTCTCCGCGCAACGAAAGCAAGGGACTCAGAGGGCCCAGCAGCGAGGGGCCTCAGGAAGCTAAGGAGAGCAAAGTTCTCGTGGAAAAGGATGGGAAGTTTGACCTCGTCAGCATGAAGGATGTGGAGAGCCAGAGCGTCCTCCCGCCTATAGCAAACCATTTAGGCAACAGTGCGCAGTCTTCGCCGCGTGTCCATCAGCGGGTCAGGAAGACCTCCGGCTCATCGTCCTCTTGGCCTCAGCTCCGCGTCGGCTCAGCCTCCTTCCACATGGGTGTCGGTCAACTTCAAGCGCCGCGACCTCCGGCTCAGCCCAGGGTCAGGCCCAGTTCAGCCAGCCACAGCCAGAGAGCGGGCCAGAGCAGGAACAGCAAGAGGCGGGCGCAGTCCGCAGCAGGCGCGCCCTGCCAGGCCACCTACAGCCTCTCCCCGCAGCAGaaagagctgctgcagaggatgcaggagaggaaggagaggcTCGCCAGAGAG GCAGAGCAGAGGAAACACGAGGAAGAGGAGCTTAAGAGACAGGAGAACGAGCAGGCCTTCAAGGCGTGGTTGATGAAGAAAAGGGAGCAGCTTCATGAGGAGAGAAGGATCCAACGTGCCCAGGAGATAGAGAGGATGAATACTAAA AGAGACTCCTGTGACCCGGGGGAGGCCTTCAGGTCGTGGCTTCAGAGGaaacaggagcagcagcagagagagaggcagCTGGTGGAGCTCAGGAAACTCGAGGAGGACACTAGTTACCTGCTGCACAGCCGCGAGGAGTGTGAACGTGCCTTCAAACT GTGGCTAAAGCGGAAACGGGCTGAGAAGCGAGCAGAGCAGCTGGCAGCCCGAGAGCACTCACGCAGGTTGGTGCTGGAGGAGCGGCGTGCGCGCCGTATGAGGGACCTGATGTACACCGTCAATGAAACCAAGCCCTTCCGGTTCACAGAGCAGGTCCCCTACCACTTCTGA
- the ccdc181 gene encoding coiled-coil domain-containing protein 181 isoform X1 has protein sequence MMMTEVVSTKSQEEYEDDFEKDLDWLIGEEGHSEEQGSDYEDIDAEIEKELGEEKKWEEGDRNKHRGQKPEHVEEEEERWPPPMEPLECDIDQESPSKSSPAVPPPPETDEQTDEEKKYILEKIQQANKELQEQEPPDTTRQRRLHFKETLVDLVVPPLDFQAHNTEADGGESGRDGAKAADADTEVSGKMSQLKLSPRNESKGLRGPSSEGPQEAKESKVLVEKDGKFDLVSMKDVESQSVLPPIANHLGNSAQSSPRVHQRVRKTSGSSSSWPQLRVGSASFHMGVGQLQAPRPPAQPRVRPSSASHSQRAGQSRNSKRRAQSAAGAPCQATYSLSPQQKELLQRMQERKERLAREAEQRKHEEEELKRQENEQAFKAWLMKKREQLHEERRIQRAQEIERMNTKVGSTNLPNTNPLRDSCDPGEAFRSWLQRKQEQQQRERQLVELRKLEEDTSYLLHSREECERAFKLWLKRKRAEKRAEQLAAREHSRRLVLEERRARRMRDLMYTVNETKPFRFTEQVPYHF, from the exons ATG ATGATGACTGAGGTTGTTTCGACCAAATCTCAGGAGGAGTATGAAGACGACTTTGAGAAGGATCTTGACTGGCTGATCGGTGAGGAGGGCCACAGTGAAGAGCAG GGCTCTGACTATGAGGACATAGACGCGGAAATAGAAAAAGAGCTGGGGGAAGAAAAGAAATGGGAAGAAGgggacagaaacaaacacaggggCCAAAAACCAGAGCAtgtggaagaggaggaagagaggtGGCCCCCTCCCATGGAGCCATTAGAGTGCGACATTGACCAGGAGAGCCCGAGTAAATCATCACCTGCAGTACCACCTCCTCCTGAGACCGACGAGCAGACAGACGAGGAAAAGAAGTACATCTTGGAGAAGATCCAGCAGGCTAACAAGGAGCTACAGGAGCAGGAACCGCCAGATACCACCAGACAGAGGCGGCTTCATTTTAAAGAGACACTGGTGGACCTCGTGGTGCCCCCGCTCGATTTTCAGGCACATAACAccgaggctgatggaggagaaaGCGGCCGGGACGGAGCCAAGGCTGCGGATGCAGACACCGAGGTATCGGGGAAGATGTCCCAGCTAAAACTTTCTCCGCGCAACGAAAGCAAGGGACTCAGAGGGCCCAGCAGCGAGGGGCCTCAGGAAGCTAAGGAGAGCAAAGTTCTCGTGGAAAAGGATGGGAAGTTTGACCTCGTCAGCATGAAGGATGTGGAGAGCCAGAGCGTCCTCCCGCCTATAGCAAACCATTTAGGCAACAGTGCGCAGTCTTCGCCGCGTGTCCATCAGCGGGTCAGGAAGACCTCCGGCTCATCGTCCTCTTGGCCTCAGCTCCGCGTCGGCTCAGCCTCCTTCCACATGGGTGTCGGTCAACTTCAAGCGCCGCGACCTCCGGCTCAGCCCAGGGTCAGGCCCAGTTCAGCCAGCCACAGCCAGAGAGCGGGCCAGAGCAGGAACAGCAAGAGGCGGGCGCAGTCCGCAGCAGGCGCGCCCTGCCAGGCCACCTACAGCCTCTCCCCGCAGCAGaaagagctgctgcagaggatgcaggagaggaaggagaggcTCGCCAGAGAG GCAGAGCAGAGGAAACACGAGGAAGAGGAGCTTAAGAGACAGGAGAACGAGCAGGCCTTCAAGGCGTGGTTGATGAAGAAAAGGGAGCAGCTTCATGAGGAGAGAAGGATCCAACGTGCCCAGGAGATAGAGAGGATGAATACTAAAGTAGGCAGCACCAATCTGCCAAACACTAATCCACTG AGAGACTCCTGTGACCCGGGGGAGGCCTTCAGGTCGTGGCTTCAGAGGaaacaggagcagcagcagagagagaggcagCTGGTGGAGCTCAGGAAACTCGAGGAGGACACTAGTTACCTGCTGCACAGCCGCGAGGAGTGTGAACGTGCCTTCAAACT GTGGCTAAAGCGGAAACGGGCTGAGAAGCGAGCAGAGCAGCTGGCAGCCCGAGAGCACTCACGCAGGTTGGTGCTGGAGGAGCGGCGTGCGCGCCGTATGAGGGACCTGATGTACACCGTCAATGAAACCAAGCCCTTCCGGTTCACAGAGCAGGTCCCCTACCACTTCTGA
- the ccdc181 gene encoding coiled-coil domain-containing protein 181 isoform X2 has product MMTEVVSTKSQEEYEDDFEKDLDWLIGEEGHSEEQGSDYEDIDAEIEKELGEEKKWEEGDRNKHRGQKPEHVEEEEERWPPPMEPLECDIDQESPSKSSPAVPPPPETDEQTDEEKKYILEKIQQANKELQEQEPPDTTRQRRLHFKETLVDLVVPPLDFQAHNTEADGGESGRDGAKAADADTEVSGKMSQLKLSPRNESKGLRGPSSEGPQEAKESKVLVEKDGKFDLVSMKDVESQSVLPPIANHLGNSAQSSPRVHQRVRKTSGSSSSWPQLRVGSASFHMGVGQLQAPRPPAQPRVRPSSASHSQRAGQSRNSKRRAQSAAGAPCQATYSLSPQQKELLQRMQERKERLAREAEQRKHEEEELKRQENEQAFKAWLMKKREQLHEERRIQRAQEIERMNTKVGSTNLPNTNPLRDSCDPGEAFRSWLQRKQEQQQRERQLVELRKLEEDTSYLLHSREECERAFKLWLKRKRAEKRAEQLAAREHSRRLVLEERRARRMRDLMYTVNETKPFRFTEQVPYHF; this is encoded by the exons ATGATGACTGAGGTTGTTTCGACCAAATCTCAGGAGGAGTATGAAGACGACTTTGAGAAGGATCTTGACTGGCTGATCGGTGAGGAGGGCCACAGTGAAGAGCAG GGCTCTGACTATGAGGACATAGACGCGGAAATAGAAAAAGAGCTGGGGGAAGAAAAGAAATGGGAAGAAGgggacagaaacaaacacaggggCCAAAAACCAGAGCAtgtggaagaggaggaagagaggtGGCCCCCTCCCATGGAGCCATTAGAGTGCGACATTGACCAGGAGAGCCCGAGTAAATCATCACCTGCAGTACCACCTCCTCCTGAGACCGACGAGCAGACAGACGAGGAAAAGAAGTACATCTTGGAGAAGATCCAGCAGGCTAACAAGGAGCTACAGGAGCAGGAACCGCCAGATACCACCAGACAGAGGCGGCTTCATTTTAAAGAGACACTGGTGGACCTCGTGGTGCCCCCGCTCGATTTTCAGGCACATAACAccgaggctgatggaggagaaaGCGGCCGGGACGGAGCCAAGGCTGCGGATGCAGACACCGAGGTATCGGGGAAGATGTCCCAGCTAAAACTTTCTCCGCGCAACGAAAGCAAGGGACTCAGAGGGCCCAGCAGCGAGGGGCCTCAGGAAGCTAAGGAGAGCAAAGTTCTCGTGGAAAAGGATGGGAAGTTTGACCTCGTCAGCATGAAGGATGTGGAGAGCCAGAGCGTCCTCCCGCCTATAGCAAACCATTTAGGCAACAGTGCGCAGTCTTCGCCGCGTGTCCATCAGCGGGTCAGGAAGACCTCCGGCTCATCGTCCTCTTGGCCTCAGCTCCGCGTCGGCTCAGCCTCCTTCCACATGGGTGTCGGTCAACTTCAAGCGCCGCGACCTCCGGCTCAGCCCAGGGTCAGGCCCAGTTCAGCCAGCCACAGCCAGAGAGCGGGCCAGAGCAGGAACAGCAAGAGGCGGGCGCAGTCCGCAGCAGGCGCGCCCTGCCAGGCCACCTACAGCCTCTCCCCGCAGCAGaaagagctgctgcagaggatgcaggagaggaaggagaggcTCGCCAGAGAG GCAGAGCAGAGGAAACACGAGGAAGAGGAGCTTAAGAGACAGGAGAACGAGCAGGCCTTCAAGGCGTGGTTGATGAAGAAAAGGGAGCAGCTTCATGAGGAGAGAAGGATCCAACGTGCCCAGGAGATAGAGAGGATGAATACTAAAGTAGGCAGCACCAATCTGCCAAACACTAATCCACTG AGAGACTCCTGTGACCCGGGGGAGGCCTTCAGGTCGTGGCTTCAGAGGaaacaggagcagcagcagagagagaggcagCTGGTGGAGCTCAGGAAACTCGAGGAGGACACTAGTTACCTGCTGCACAGCCGCGAGGAGTGTGAACGTGCCTTCAAACT GTGGCTAAAGCGGAAACGGGCTGAGAAGCGAGCAGAGCAGCTGGCAGCCCGAGAGCACTCACGCAGGTTGGTGCTGGAGGAGCGGCGTGCGCGCCGTATGAGGGACCTGATGTACACCGTCAATGAAACCAAGCCCTTCCGGTTCACAGAGCAGGTCCCCTACCACTTCTGA